The DNA window CATTTATTCTCCGTCCAGGTCGGGATACTACTTTTTTGCCGGTGAACCTGTTATCAGGAACGGAGAGACGGCAGGCGTCATCAAATGTGCCGTCAGTGTCTCCGAACTGATGAACATGCTGGAGGGCTATTCCGGCATGAGAGGAACCATGGTGAGCTGCATTGCCGACGGAAACGGCAGCATCCTTTACTGCAGCGACAAAGAAGAGTGGGTCGGCCAGAATATTTGTGATATCCTGGAGAGTGCGAAAAACAAAATGGAAGGCATCGACGAATTTATCCGGGCCATTGAGCAAAACTTAAACATCACCCTCACGGTGGACACCGGTACGGACAGCGTTTTTCTGACCAATATTCCCATGGGATTCGAGGGCTGGAACCTGATGAGCTTTTCCGATGCCAACCTGATGAAGGATGTGTCTTCACAGCTTTTGGATGACACGATTCTGATGGGAATGTCCCTGGTGGGGCTCACGCTTCTGGCCGGTCTGTTCATTTATATCCTGATGATAGAAAGTGGGCGCCGGATCAAACTGGAACAGGCGAGATATGCGGCGCTTTCCAATTTTTCAGACACCATCCTTTTTGAATACAACTTTAAAACAGACGTGCTCCAGCTGACGCAGAATGCCACGGAACTCCTGGGAGTCGTACGGCACAGCATCGAAAAATTCAGCAGCTTCTGCGGAGGACTGGTCCATCCCGATGATGTGCAGGAGACCGTGGAGTCCATTGCTTCCGTCAGGACAGATGGAGAGTTAAAGGTGGTGGAGCTGAGACTGTTAGGCCGGGATGGAGGCTGGATCTGGTGTGAATGCAAGATGCAGCCAATCAGCGGCAATAAAGATATTGTCATAGGTAAACTGACTGACATTACCGGACGTAAGGCGAAAGAAATGAATCTGCTCTCCTTAAGTTCGACCGATACCCTGACCGGCCTTATGAACCGGGAGGCGTTTGTGGGCAAGGTGGAGTCGCTTATTGAAGAAAAGCAGAAGGGATTCTTCTTTATGATTGACGTTGATAATTTCAAGCTGGTCAATGACACGAAAGGCCATGAGGCGGGGGACGGTTATCTTACCAGAATCGGCGAACTTCTCCGCCAGTCGTTCCGTGATTACGATCCGGTGGCCCGGATTGGCGGAGATGAATTTGCCGCTTTTATGTCGGATACCTCGGACATTGAGAATGCGCAGAAGAAGGCGGAGCTGATTCTTTCCAAAATGAGCCATTCACAGGGGGAAACAGAAGTTGGGATGTCCGTCAGCATCGGAGTCGCAGCCTGTCCGTTCGACGGCCGGACCTACCAGGAGCTGTACCGCAATGCGGATCACGCAATGTATATGGCAAAAAGAGAGGGCAAAAACCGTTTTGTCTGCCATAGAGCGCAGGAGGCTGAAGCTTCTGTTTCGGAATAACGAAAAGAAAAAACAGGGTGTAAAGAAAAAACACTTGACACCCTGTTGAACCTGTTGTATGATAAGTCAGGTGATTGAAATGGAAAAAATTGTAGAGCAGGGTCTTTTATATGATTTTTACGGTGAATTGCTTACGGAGCATCAGAAATCGATTTACGAAGATGTTGTGTTCAACGATTTGTCCCTGAGCGAGATTGCAAAAGAAAAAGGCATCAGCCGTCAGGGAGTCCATGATATGATAAAGCGCTGCGACAAAATACTGAACGGTTATGAAGAAAAACTGGGCCTTGTTAAGAAGTTTATTAAGACAAGGGAGCTGGTGGAGGAGATTAACAGCCTTACCGGCGAGTTTCTTGAGACAGAGGACAAGGAACTGATTAAGCGCGTTGGACAGATTTCCAATGATATCCTGAAACTAGTATGATTGATTGGCGATGAAAAGTTTGTGTAATCTGCTTTTTACTGCCTGACTTGAACGGAGGGTTTTGAATGGCTTTTGAAAGCTTGGCAGACAAACTGCAGAACGTTTTTAAAAACCTGACGGGAAAAGGACGCTTATCGGAAGCGGACGTTAAAGCGGGGCTTAAGGAAGTCAAGATGGCTCTCCTCGAGGCCGATGTAAGCTTTAAAGTCGTAAAACAGTTTATCAATTCTGTACAGGAACAGGCGGTGGGCACCGATGTGCTGAACGGCCTACATCCGGGGCAGATGGTAATAAAGATTGTCAACGACGAACTCGTGAAACTGATGGGTTCCGAGATGACGGAGATTGCTTTAAAACCCAGCAATGAGATTACGGTTATCATGATGGCCGGCCTTCAGGGAGCCGGTAAGACGACGACCACGGCCAAGATAGCGGGCAAGCTTAAGGCCAAGGGAAGAAATCCCCTTCTGGCGGCCTGCGACGTATACCGTCCTGCGGCGATTGAACAGCTTCAGAAGAACGGTGAGAAGCAGGGAGTGCCTGTCTTTTCCATGGGTACGGGCCACAAGCCGGTGAACATTGCAAAGGCGGCAATCGAGCATGCGTCAAAGAACGGCCAGAATGTGGTAATCATCGATACCGCCGGACGTCTTCATATCGATGAAGATATGATGAATGAGCTGGTGGAAATCAAGGAGAACGTGGATGTAAACCAGACACTTCTCGTAGTTGATGCCATGACGGGACAGGATGCGGTCAATGTAGCCGGAATGTTTAACGACAAGATCGGCGTCGACGGCGTTATTCTGACCAAGATGGACGGTGACACACGAGGCGGTGCGGCCCTATCCATTAAAGCCGTAACCGGCAAACCGATTCTTTACGTCGGCATGGGAGAAAAGCTTTCCGATTTAGAGCAGTTCTATCCTGACAGGATGGCATCCAGGATACTCGGTATGGGCGATGTGCTGTCGATTATCGACAAGGCCGCAGCCGTGATGGATGAAGAAAAAGCAAAAGAACTCAGCAAAAAGATTAAAAAGGCCGAGTTTGACTATAATGATTTCCTGGATCAGATGCGCCAGATTAAGCAGATGGGCGGCATGTCCAGCATCTTAACGATGATGCCGGGGATGAACCAGTTAAAGGGCGTGGATCTGGACGGCAACGAGAAGGCGATGGGAAGAGTCGAGGCGATTATCCTCTCCATGACGGATGAAGAGAGAAAGAACCCGGATCTCATCAACCCCTCCAGGAAAAAGCGCATTGCGAATGGCGCAGGCGTGGACATTGCCGAGGTAAACCGGATGGTGAAACAGTTCGGCGAGATGAAGAAGATGATGAAACAGCTTCCCGGAATGATGGGAGGCGGCAAACGCCGCGGCGGTGGTCTTGGCGGCATGCTCGGGAAGATGAAATTCCCGTTTTAAAACCAGTTAGTATGATGCATAAGCATTATCTATACAGAATTAACCCAAGGAGGTGAAAGTAAAATGGTAAAGATGAGACTGAAAAGAATGGGTCAGAAGAAGGCTCCTTTCTATAGAATTGTTGTTGCAGATTCCAGATCCCCGAGAGACGGAAGATTCATCGAAGAGATTGGTTACTATGATCCGAACACAGAGCCAAGCACAATCAAGATCGATGAGGAAGCAGCTAAAAAGTGGTTATCTACAGGTGCTCAGCCAACCGAAACTGTTGGTAAACTTTTAAAAATCGCCGGCATCCAGTAATCACTTACTATTCACAGCCGTTATACCCGATTAAGCGGGGCACGCAGTCCCGCAGGGTGTTTTTATGCGCGTTGCGTATAAAAATCCCGAGTCTGACGGCGCGAAACTGCATCTTGCAGTTTCTGTGCATCGCGAAGCGAGTTGCTGTTCGCAGGACTGCGTTTTTGCAGGACTGGGAGCAGTGACAATTAGCAGCCTGGCCTGTGAGGTGAATTGGTATGAAAGAATTAGTTGAAGTGATCGCAAAAGCACTGGTTGAAAACCCAGACGAAGTTGCAGTTACAGAATCGGAGAAAGATGACGAGATTGTAGTTGAGCTTAAGGTTGCCGCCTCAGACATGGGAAAGGTGATCGGTAAACAGGGACGTATTGCCAAGGCAATCCGCTCTGTTGTAAAAGCAGCAGCTTCCAAAGATGATAAGAAAGTTATTGTAGAAATTCAGTAACGTAAAAGCCGCCGGCCTGCAGGGGAAGACGGCTTTTCTTTTGATACGGCAAAGAATCCTAATAAAGCGGGATTTTTCTATATGACAACGGCGGGATTGCAGCCTGCCGCACGGAAAGGACAGGGAAGCAGGATGGAACAGTTTCTGCGGGTGGGTGTTATCTCCTCGACCCATGGAATTAAAGGAGAGGTAAAAGTATTTCCTACAACCGATGACGCAAACAGATTTAAAAAACTGAAGGAAGTGCTGCTCGACACGGGAAAAGAACGTATTCCCATGGAAGTAGAACAGGTGAAATTTCATAAGAATATGGTCATTGTCAAATTCAAGGGCTATGACAATATCAGCGATATGGAACTGTATAAGGGAAAAGATCTTCTCGTCTCCAGGGATCAGGCGGTTAAGCTTGAGCCGGACGAGAATTTCATTATAGATTTAATCGGTCTTAAGGTGGTCACGGATGAAGGGGTGGATTTTGGTACGGTGAAGGATATTCTCCAGACCGGCGCCAACGACGTCTATGTGATCGACGGCAATGATGGGAAGGAATACCTGTTCCCATCC is part of the [Clostridium] symbiosum genome and encodes:
- a CDS encoding KH domain-containing protein; the encoded protein is MKELVEVIAKALVENPDEVAVTESEKDDEIVVELKVAASDMGKVIGKQGRIAKAIRSVVKAAASKDDKKVIVEIQ
- the ffh gene encoding signal recognition particle protein; amino-acid sequence: MAFESLADKLQNVFKNLTGKGRLSEADVKAGLKEVKMALLEADVSFKVVKQFINSVQEQAVGTDVLNGLHPGQMVIKIVNDELVKLMGSEMTEIALKPSNEITVIMMAGLQGAGKTTTTAKIAGKLKAKGRNPLLAACDVYRPAAIEQLQKNGEKQGVPVFSMGTGHKPVNIAKAAIEHASKNGQNVVIIDTAGRLHIDEDMMNELVEIKENVDVNQTLLVVDAMTGQDAVNVAGMFNDKIGVDGVILTKMDGDTRGGAALSIKAVTGKPILYVGMGEKLSDLEQFYPDRMASRILGMGDVLSIIDKAAAVMDEEKAKELSKKIKKAEFDYNDFLDQMRQIKQMGGMSSILTMMPGMNQLKGVDLDGNEKAMGRVEAIILSMTDEERKNPDLINPSRKKRIANGAGVDIAEVNRMVKQFGEMKKMMKQLPGMMGGGKRRGGGLGGMLGKMKFPF
- the rpsP gene encoding 30S ribosomal protein S16, whose product is MVKMRLKRMGQKKAPFYRIVVADSRSPRDGRFIEEIGYYDPNTEPSTIKIDEEAAKKWLSTGAQPTETVGKLLKIAGIQ
- a CDS encoding YlxM family DNA-binding protein, whose protein sequence is MISQVIEMEKIVEQGLLYDFYGELLTEHQKSIYEDVVFNDLSLSEIAKEKGISRQGVHDMIKRCDKILNGYEEKLGLVKKFIKTRELVEEINSLTGEFLETEDKELIKRVGQISNDILKLV
- a CDS encoding sensor domain-containing diguanylate cyclase; this translates as MEEKVKYSRYRTILFAVAVTAFCVLIYTIFINYGTKVNKRFMSIEKENLMEYGEAQSIKISEELTNMKVRLKSVAGFAGASSFDVESEEFKQYLSHVNGTQNFPFAYVSAKVWEERSGQPDLKPEEREFYIRLLEGKPAVSKLIYSPSRSGYYFFAGEPVIRNGETAGVIKCAVSVSELMNMLEGYSGMRGTMVSCIADGNGSILYCSDKEEWVGQNICDILESAKNKMEGIDEFIRAIEQNLNITLTVDTGTDSVFLTNIPMGFEGWNLMSFSDANLMKDVSSQLLDDTILMGMSLVGLTLLAGLFIYILMIESGRRIKLEQARYAALSNFSDTILFEYNFKTDVLQLTQNATELLGVVRHSIEKFSSFCGGLVHPDDVQETVESIASVRTDGELKVVELRLLGRDGGWIWCECKMQPISGNKDIVIGKLTDITGRKAKEMNLLSLSSTDTLTGLMNREAFVGKVESLIEEKQKGFFFMIDVDNFKLVNDTKGHEAGDGYLTRIGELLRQSFRDYDPVARIGGDEFAAFMSDTSDIENAQKKAELILSKMSHSQGETEVGMSVSIGVAACPFDGRTYQELYRNADHAMYMAKREGKNRFVCHRAQEAEASVSE
- the rimM gene encoding ribosome maturation factor RimM (Essential for efficient processing of 16S rRNA) — encoded protein: MEQFLRVGVISSTHGIKGEVKVFPTTDDANRFKKLKEVLLDTGKERIPMEVEQVKFHKNMVIVKFKGYDNISDMELYKGKDLLVSRDQAVKLEPDENFIIDLIGLKVVTDEGVDFGTVKDILQTGANDVYVIDGNDGKEYLFPSIKECILDVNLDEGKVTVHIMDGLLDL